A region from the Chitinophaga sp. Cy-1792 genome encodes:
- a CDS encoding SRPBCC domain-containing protein has product MEKTTSVEEVLIEETFNASIERVFSAWTDPEKLMQWYAPEGCTITFKKLDIRKGGSFHSCITHPVHGACWAIGEYLDIQPNKKIVFTLLNADENGEPVNPADIGMDADWPRQTLVTVTFSEENGQTKLVLRQTVAQQLAKKTGAYPSWLQMLQHMRAIVE; this is encoded by the coding sequence ATGGAAAAGACTACCTCAGTGGAAGAAGTACTGATCGAAGAAACCTTCAACGCCAGTATAGAAAGGGTTTTCAGCGCATGGACAGATCCTGAAAAACTCATGCAGTGGTATGCACCTGAAGGCTGCACTATCACGTTCAAAAAGCTGGACATCAGGAAAGGCGGCAGTTTCCACAGCTGTATCACCCATCCTGTACATGGCGCATGTTGGGCCATCGGTGAATACCTCGACATACAACCCAATAAAAAAATAGTATTTACACTCCTCAACGCCGATGAAAACGGCGAGCCTGTCAACCCCGCAGATATTGGCATGGACGCAGACTGGCCACGGCAAACACTGGTCACGGTTACCTTTAGCGAAGAAAATGGTCAGACAAAACTCGTGCTCCGCCAGACGGTTGCGCAGCAGCTCGCGAAAAAAACAGGCGCCTATCCAAGCTGGCTGCAGATGCTACAACATATGCGTGCAATAGTCGAATAA
- a CDS encoding group I intron-associated PD-(D/E)XK endonuclease: protein MALEKTQTGLASEFYVAAELTRLGYDVTITFGNTKAVDLLVHKNDNVFAVQVKGIQRTKSICWNLDKTKFKGKNLIMVLVNLHADTPDAKPEFFVLNHQETIELFKNTPKEGEKRCYLDYAFLKNKNIYQNRWQLFDVEDNATFAE from the coding sequence ATGGCTTTAGAAAAAACACAAACAGGCTTAGCAAGTGAATTTTATGTTGCTGCTGAGTTAACCAGGCTTGGATATGATGTTACCATCACCTTTGGCAATACAAAAGCAGTTGATCTATTGGTCCATAAAAATGATAATGTTTTTGCTGTTCAGGTGAAAGGAATTCAACGAACAAAATCAATATGCTGGAACCTGGACAAAACAAAATTCAAAGGGAAGAACCTTATAATGGTTTTAGTCAATCTTCATGCAGATACCCCGGATGCTAAGCCTGAATTTTTTGTCCTAAACCACCAGGAAACAATAGAACTATTTAAAAATACGCCAAAGGAAGGTGAAAAGAGATGCTACTTAGACTATGCCTTCCTTAAAAACAAAAACATTTATCAAAACAGGTGGCAATTATTTGATGTAGAAGATAACGCCACTTTTGCAGAATAA
- a CDS encoding AraC family transcriptional regulator, producing MKKVENKPVRFDSLTAVHRQLGLPAPKHPLISLINGSQPGITGKMPNGPHILNYYKISYKPPFSGKIKYGQSYYDFDEGGLLFASPGQVIGGSEDSACTNAGTLILLIHPDFLLHHQLAKKIRQYGYFSYTANEALHMSEEEKNIILSIFQMIERELNSRIDDFSQDVMLSQLELLFSYADRFYKRQFITRKIVSNDLLQQLETVIDQYLDDEGSEGLPTVQYLASQLHLSPGYLSDMLRSLIGQNAQQYIHDKLIAKSRELLSTTNMSVSAIAFQLGFEHSQSFSKFFKIKTKVSPMQFRQSFN from the coding sequence ATGAAAAAAGTGGAAAACAAACCGGTCAGATTCGATTCACTAACCGCCGTACACCGGCAGCTGGGCCTGCCGGCACCCAAACACCCGCTGATAAGCCTGATCAATGGCTCGCAGCCGGGTATTACCGGCAAAATGCCCAACGGCCCTCATATTCTCAATTACTACAAAATATCTTACAAACCACCGTTCAGCGGTAAAATAAAATACGGGCAAAGTTATTACGACTTCGATGAAGGAGGCTTATTATTCGCATCACCCGGACAAGTGATCGGCGGAAGTGAAGATTCCGCCTGCACCAATGCCGGCACGCTGATACTGCTTATTCATCCCGATTTCCTGCTACATCATCAGCTGGCAAAGAAGATAAGGCAATACGGCTACTTTTCCTATACCGCCAATGAGGCACTGCATATGTCTGAAGAAGAGAAAAATATTATCCTCTCTATCTTCCAGATGATTGAAAGAGAATTGAACAGCAGAATAGATGATTTCAGCCAGGATGTAATGCTATCACAATTGGAATTGCTGTTTAGCTATGCAGACCGTTTCTACAAACGCCAGTTCATCACCAGGAAAATTGTCAGCAATGATCTTTTGCAACAACTGGAAACCGTCATAGATCAATATTTAGATGATGAAGGTAGCGAAGGACTACCTACCGTTCAATACCTTGCTTCACAGCTACACCTCTCCCCCGGCTATTTAAGCGACATGCTCCGCTCCCTTATAGGGCAAAATGCACAGCAATATATTCATGATAAACTCATTGCAAAATCCAGGGAATTATTGTCTACCACCAATATGTCTGTATCAGCGATAGCATTTCAGCTCGGCTTCGAACATTCCCAGTCGTTCAGTAAGTTTTTTAAAATCAAAACGAAAGTTTCGCCCATGCAGTTCAGGCAATCTTTTAACTAA
- a CDS encoding helix-turn-helix transcriptional regulator, which translates to MEARRDVFQAIADPTRRAIIDMIAQQPVNVNTIAEQFHVTRQAISLHLKILSECGLLNIQHQGRERLCEVRLDKLNEVYEWTAQYHQLWTGRMKSLKNFLEQEEQQAPAPQKTKPIRKAKK; encoded by the coding sequence ATGGAAGCAAGAAGGGATGTGTTTCAGGCCATAGCAGACCCCACCAGAAGGGCTATAATAGATATGATCGCACAGCAGCCGGTAAATGTAAATACCATCGCCGAACAGTTTCATGTAACCCGGCAGGCTATCTCGCTGCACCTGAAAATATTGTCGGAATGCGGACTGCTCAACATACAACATCAGGGAAGAGAACGCCTGTGCGAGGTACGGCTGGACAAGCTCAACGAAGTATACGAATGGACGGCACAATACCATCAACTATGGACAGGCAGAATGAAATCGCTGAAAAACTTCCTGGAGCAGGAAGAGCAGCAAGCCCCTGCTCCTCAAAAAACGAAACCTATCAGAAAAGCAAAAAAATAA
- a CDS encoding alpha/beta fold hydrolase gives MKKIITTLIAALQLVTVFAENPDSIAYKHGYAEVNGIKMYYEIYGAGKPLVLIHGGGSTIQTSFGRVIPLLAQHHQVIAMELQAHGRTSDRNADLTFTQDADDVATLLQQLHISKADFLGFSNGATTTVQIAIRHPEIVDRMILGSPLCKRDGVPEQFWGFMQQASLSNMPAELKEAYLQVAPYPNNLQVMHDRDVKRMLDFKDIPDDQLKAIHAPALIIIGDKDVITPEHAIAMSRLLQHASLAIIPGVHGEYLEEVTTLKSGSHEAVYVVPMMEGFLGK, from the coding sequence ATGAAAAAAATTATCACCACACTCATAGCTGCATTACAACTGGTGACAGTATTTGCAGAGAACCCTGATTCCATCGCATACAAACACGGTTATGCGGAAGTGAACGGCATAAAGATGTATTACGAAATATATGGTGCAGGCAAACCACTGGTATTAATCCATGGCGGCGGCTCCACCATTCAAACCTCTTTCGGAAGGGTGATACCTTTACTGGCACAACACCACCAGGTAATAGCCATGGAACTACAGGCCCATGGCCGTACCAGCGACCGTAACGCAGACCTTACCTTCACGCAGGATGCGGATGATGTAGCCACCCTGTTACAGCAATTACATATCAGCAAAGCCGACTTCCTGGGCTTCAGCAATGGCGCCACCACTACCGTACAAATTGCTATTCGTCATCCGGAAATCGTTGACAGGATGATACTCGGTTCGCCGCTATGCAAGCGCGACGGCGTGCCCGAACAATTCTGGGGCTTTATGCAGCAGGCCTCCTTATCCAACATGCCAGCGGAACTGAAGGAAGCCTATCTGCAGGTGGCCCCTTATCCCAACAACCTGCAGGTAATGCACGACAGGGACGTTAAAAGAATGCTTGACTTCAAAGACATCCCCGACGATCAGCTGAAAGCCATTCACGCCCCTGCTTTGATTATCATCGGCGATAAAGATGTGATCACACCGGAGCATGCCATCGCCATGAGCCGGCTACTTCAACATGCTTCGCTGGCCATCATTCCCGGCGTGCATGGCGAATACCTGGAAGAAGTTACCACCCTCAAAAGCGGCTCCCATGAAGCAGTGTACGTGGTGCCTATGATGGAAGGCTTCCTGGGAAAATAA
- a CDS encoding SDR family NAD(P)-dependent oxidoreductase: MNNKIWFITGTSRGFGRIWATAALERGDKVVATARKPESIADLKEKYGENVLTLALDVTDPAQVNAAVAKAHAHFGRLDIILNNAGYSLVGTIEEGTAEELRALYETNILGPVAVIKAALPLLRQQGGGHILGVSSNLGHIALPVIGYYSSSKWAFEAIHEALAAEVAAFGIKVTIIEPGAYATEFGSQESLKFAKGMDIYTDFKNNFFQHLQTMERGNPLATPQALFQIVDTPNPPLRFNLGSHNLPQLREAYASRIATWEAWDTVSASAQGDNR, encoded by the coding sequence ATGAATAATAAGATCTGGTTTATCACGGGTACATCAAGAGGTTTTGGCAGGATCTGGGCCACCGCTGCACTGGAGCGCGGCGACAAAGTAGTAGCCACTGCAAGAAAGCCCGAAAGTATTGCCGACCTCAAAGAAAAATATGGTGAAAATGTGCTTACACTGGCACTGGACGTCACCGACCCCGCACAGGTGAATGCTGCTGTAGCAAAAGCCCATGCTCATTTTGGCAGACTCGACATCATCCTCAACAATGCGGGCTATTCACTGGTGGGCACAATAGAAGAAGGCACTGCGGAAGAACTCCGGGCACTATATGAAACAAATATTCTCGGGCCGGTAGCAGTGATTAAAGCGGCCTTACCACTGTTGCGGCAGCAAGGTGGCGGACATATACTGGGTGTATCCAGCAACCTTGGGCATATAGCCTTGCCCGTTATTGGCTACTACAGCTCTTCCAAATGGGCGTTTGAAGCCATACATGAAGCCCTCGCAGCTGAAGTGGCGGCCTTTGGTATCAAGGTAACCATCATTGAGCCAGGAGCCTACGCTACAGAATTCGGCAGCCAGGAGTCGCTGAAGTTTGCCAAAGGAATGGACATCTACACAGACTTTAAAAACAATTTCTTCCAGCACCTGCAGACCATGGAAAGAGGTAACCCCCTCGCCACGCCACAGGCACTCTTCCAGATCGTAGATACGCCTAACCCGCCGCTACGGTTCAATCTTGGCAGTCATAACCTCCCACAGCTGCGCGAAGCCTACGCCTCCAGGATAGCTACCTGGGAAGCCTGGGACACTGTTTCTGCATCAGCACAGGGCGATAACCGCTAA